From Lepisosteus oculatus isolate fLepOcu1 chromosome 8, fLepOcu1.hap2, whole genome shotgun sequence, one genomic window encodes:
- the hprt1 gene encoding hypoxanthine-guanine phosphoribosyltransferase has translation MAAAESCVVISDEEQGYALDLFCIPKHYAGDLERVYIPHGLIMDRTERLAREIMRDMGGHHIVALCVLKGGYKFFADLLDYIKALNRNSDRSIPMTVDFIRLKSYCNDQSTGEIKVIGGDDLSTLTGKNVLIVEDIIDTGKTMKTLLELLKQYNPKMVKVVSLLVKRTPRSVGYRPDYIGFEVPDKFVVGYALDYNEYFRDLNHICVISEDGKEKYKE, from the exons ATGGCGGCGGCGGAGTCCTGCGTCGTG ATCAGTGACGAGGAGCAGGGCTATGCGTTGGACCTGTTCTGCATCCCCAAACACTATGCAGGCGACCTGGAGAGAGTCTACATCCCCCACGGGCTCATCATGGACAG GACCGAGCGCCTGGCCCGAGAGATCATGCGCGACATGGGAGGCCACCACATAGTGGCGCTGTGCGTGCTGAAGGGAGGGTACAAGTTCTTCGCCGACCTGCTGGACTACATCAAGGCCCTGAACCGCAACAGTGACCGGTCCATCCCCATGACGGTGGACTTCATCCGGCTTAAGAGTTACTGC AATGACCAGTCCACTGGAGAAATAAAAGTCATCGGAGGAGATGACCTTTCGACCCTCACAGGAAAG AATGTCTTGATAGTGGAG GACATCATTGACACAGGCAAGACGATGAAGACCCTGCTGGAGCTGCTCAAGCAGTACAACCCCAAAATGGTCAAGGTGGTCAG TTTGCTGGTGAAGAGGACACCCAGAAGTGTGGGTTACAGACCCGACT ATATAGGATTTGAGGTTCCTGACAAATTTGTAGTGGGATACGCCTTAGACTACAACGAGTACTTTAGAGATCTGAAT CACATCTGCGTGATCAGTGAAGATGGCAAAGAGAAGTACAAGGAATGA